The Saccharothrix violaceirubra genome segment GAGCTGCTGCGGCAATGGGCGGCCGAGCGTTCGGACGACGCCGAACTGCGCGAGGTGAACCGGATCAAGGACGCGTGGCTCGCCGAGGCCCCGCAGTCCCCGGGGATCCCCGTGCAGCGGGCGACCGGTGGTGCGCGCGGCGTGATGCGGGTCGAGTCCGCGGACCCGGCTTACGTCGTCGCGATGCGGAAGCGGGCGCCGGAGGTGCCCGAGGGTCTGCTGGCCGCGGCCGCGAGCTACTGGCAGCTGGTCGGGGACCTCGCCGAGGCCGAGGCGTGGTGGGACGCGGGCATCAGCCCGCTGGACCAGCGCGCGCTCGACTACCGGGCGGCCGGGCTCACGCCCGCCGACCTCGGTCGGCGCCTCGGTCCGATGACGGTGCTCCAGCACCTGCGTCGGGGTAGTGCGGCGGCCTGGTGCGTGGCCAGGTTGCAGAGGCAACGCCGGGACGGCGTCGCCTGACGGATCGCGTGTCGGGCACGGACTCGGCCGCGGAGTCCGCGAACGCCCAAGGGGGAACGGGCTCCCTGCCGCGCTCGGGAGCCCAAGCCCCGTAGAAGGTCGACATTCCCGCGGTGTCCGGGTCGGAGCCATGCCTCCCGTGTGGCGTCGAAACCGATCCGTGCCGCAACCCCTGGAAGTGGACGAGCCGCGCCGACGGGCGCGGTAGTCCGAGCAAGTACCCTGAGGTCATGACCGGCCTCATCACCCCCAAACGGCTGATGATCGCGGCCGTCTGCGTGCTCTCCCTGGTGGTGTGCTGCGGTCTGGCCTACTGGCAGTGGGAGCGCTTCTCCGAGGCCGGTGGCACGTTCCAGAACCTCGGCTACGTCTTCCAATGGCCGCTCTTCGGCCTGTTCCCCCTGTTCATGGTGTGGCGCATCCGCCGCCTCGACGCCCGTCGTACCGACCGGGACGTCCCGGAGCCGGTGGTCGCCGACGTCCGGCCTGCGGTTACGGTGGACCCCGTCAGGACGTCCGCGCACGACGACGAGGACGACGAGCACGCGGCGTACAACCGCTTCCTCGCCGAACTGAACGCGCGGGACCAAGCGGTGAGCGAAGGCGGTCGGTAGGGCGATGAGCGGTGCGTTGAGCCGGTTCCGGGTGATGGCCTACGTGGTCGGCGTCGGCCTGCTCGGGCTCGTGTTCGCCATGCTGGTGAAGTACCTCGGCGACAACCCCGGCATGATGGCCGTCGTCGGACCCGTCCACGGCTTCCTCTACGCCGTCTACCTGGTGGCCGCCGTCGACCTCGCGCTCAAGGGCCGCTGGTCGCTCAAGGGCACGGCCCTGGTGCTGGTGGCCGGCACGATCCCGTTCGTGTCCTTCTACGCCGAACGCAAAGTCGTCGACAGCGTCCGTGCCGGCAAGTCCCTGTAGTTGACCGGTGTGCCGCCCCGCGCCTAGCGTCTGGGCAAGTCAACTGAACACGGCCGTCGATGTCGCGCGGGAGAGTCCCCGACCAGGGGCGCCGAAGGAGCAACTCCTCCCCGGAATCTCTCAGGCACAGCTACCGCCCGACGAAGGCAACTCTGGAAAGCAGGCGCCCGGCGCCTCGCCCACGGTGCAAGTCGCGCCCGCGCGACGAAGCTCTCAGGCTCATGACAGAGGGGGAGGCTCACTCAGGACGAGGAGTCTCCGATGGACCGTGTCATCCTTCGTACCGGCAAGCCGACCGACCCGGTCGGCGCCACTGCCGTGCCCGCCACCAGGGAGGACCCCGTGGACAGCCGTCGGACGCCGCTGCACGCCGAACACGAGGCGCTCGGCGCCCACTTCACCGATTTCGCGGGATGGCGCATGCCGTTGCGCTACGACAGCGAGTTGGCCGAGCACCACGCCGTGCGTACGACCGCGGGCCTGTTCGACCTGACCCACATGGGTGAGATCACGCTCACCGGTCCGCAGGCGGGCGCCGCGCTCGACCACGCGCTCGTCGGCCACTCGTCCGCGATCGGCGTCGGTCGGGCCCGCTACACCATGATCTGCCGGGCCGACGGCGGCGTGCTCGACGACCTGATCGTCTACCGGCTCGGCGACCTGGAGTACCTGGTCGTCGCGAACGCGTCCAACGTCGCCGTCGTGCACGAGGCGCTGGTGGAGCGGGCGAAGGGCTTCGACGTCGAGGTCGCGGACCGGTCGACGGACTACGCGCTGCTGGCCGTGCAGGGTCCGGCGTCGGTGCGCGTCCTGGCCGGGCTGACGGACACGGACCTGGACACGGTCAAGTACTACGCGTCGTACCCGTCGACCGTCGCGGGCAGATCCGTGCTGCTGGCCCGCACCGGCTACACCGGCGAGGACGGCTTCGAGCTGTTCGTCGCGCCGGACGACGCGCCGCACGTGTGGCGTGCGCTGCTGGAGGCGGGCAAGGCCCACGACCTCAAGCCCGCGGGCCTCGGTTGCCGCGACACATTGCGGCTGGAGGCCGGGATGCCGTTGTACGGCAACGAGCTGGGCACCGGGCGCACCCCGTTCCACGCCAACCTCGGCCGCGTCGTCAAGCTGGACAAGCCCGGCGACTTCGTGGGCCGGGAAGCACTCGCCGACGTCGAGGCCGACACCACCCTGGTCGGCCTCAAGACCGCGTCACGTCGCGCGCCCCGGCACGGTTACCCCGTGGTGGACGCGTCCGGCGCGGTGGTCGGCGAGGTGACCAGCGGGGCGTTGTCGCCGACGCTGGGCTACTCGATCGCGATGGCCTACGTCGCCAAGGAGCACGCGACGCCGGGCACCGGACTGGCGGTGGACGTCCGCGGCCGTCGGGAACCGGTCGAGGTCGTCGCTCTGCCGTTCTACAAGCGCAACTCTTAGGGAGATCCCAGACCGATGTCCGAGCACTTCAACACCTCCCTCGCGGAGTTCGA includes the following:
- a CDS encoding helix-turn-helix transcriptional regulator: MVEDSGVDELLRQWAAERSDDAELREVNRIKDAWLAEAPQSPGIPVQRATGGARGVMRVESADPAYVVAMRKRAPEVPEGLLAAAASYWQLVGDLAEAEAWWDAGISPLDQRALDYRAAGLTPADLGRRLGPMTVLQHLRRGSAAAWCVARLQRQRRDGVA
- a CDS encoding DUF3817 domain-containing protein; protein product: MSGALSRFRVMAYVVGVGLLGLVFAMLVKYLGDNPGMMAVVGPVHGFLYAVYLVAAVDLALKGRWSLKGTALVLVAGTIPFVSFYAERKVVDSVRAGKSL
- the gcvT gene encoding glycine cleavage system aminomethyltransferase GcvT; this encodes MDRVILRTGKPTDPVGATAVPATREDPVDSRRTPLHAEHEALGAHFTDFAGWRMPLRYDSELAEHHAVRTTAGLFDLTHMGEITLTGPQAGAALDHALVGHSSAIGVGRARYTMICRADGGVLDDLIVYRLGDLEYLVVANASNVAVVHEALVERAKGFDVEVADRSTDYALLAVQGPASVRVLAGLTDTDLDTVKYYASYPSTVAGRSVLLARTGYTGEDGFELFVAPDDAPHVWRALLEAGKAHDLKPAGLGCRDTLRLEAGMPLYGNELGTGRTPFHANLGRVVKLDKPGDFVGREALADVEADTTLVGLKTASRRAPRHGYPVVDASGAVVGEVTSGALSPTLGYSIAMAYVAKEHATPGTGLAVDVRGRREPVEVVALPFYKRNS